One region of Drosophila kikkawai strain 14028-0561.14 chromosome 2R, DkikHiC1v2, whole genome shotgun sequence genomic DNA includes:
- the veil gene encoding protein 5NUC, with protein MMTARSIVIATCCLWALIIPAVRTNPIVPRADVATEFIILHNNDMHARFEQTNVNSGTCSEEDANTDQCYGGFARVAYEVRKYRKEAQEGGTPVFYLNAGDTYTGTAWFTVYKDKIASAFLNKLSPDAISLGNHEFDQNVEGLVPFLNAVDFPVLACNLNLTEVPEMAAAKQLANSTVLETNGVKIGVIGYLTPDTKTLAFRNKVEYEEEIVSINAEAAKLKAQGINIIIALGHSGYQKDQEIAKNCPEVDIVIGGHSHTFLDANQPVADVTDSDPEAVRGPYPTTVVQESGKKVPVVQAYAYTKYLGKIHVQFDAEGNLIEFDGAPILLNASVAQEQDLLDLLAEYRPGLEELENTILGYTKVFLEGGNICRMRECNLGNMITDAMIYTRVVEDQGGDYWTDASIALIQGGAIRASVEKENDGAINGATLLTVLPFENNLYIVRVSGKKLLAALEHSASVRLLDSNGGFLQMSGLRVEYNYNNEAGKRVVSAQALCSNCSVPAYQNVNETQLYLVILPQFLLEGGDGFDLTEEEVDPYSLRLPRNELNATMDYLKQRHFVYPEIENRIVIHEKADTGSASGIVASVALLLLSSLLTRFF; from the exons ATGATGACTGCCCGGAGTATTGTTATCGCCACATGCTGCCTCTGGGCACTGATTATACCTGCAGTCCGTACAAATCCCATAGTTCCCCGGGCGGACGTGGCCACCGAGTTCATTATCCTGCACAATAATGATATGCATGCCAGGTTTGAGCAGACGAACGTCAACAGTGGCACCTGCTCCGAGGAGGATGCCAACACGGATCAGTGCTATGGAGGATTTGCCCGAGTGGCTTACGA AGTTCGCAAGTACCGCAAGGAGGCGCAGGAGGGTGGCACTCCAGTGTTTTACCTGAATGCAGGTGACACTTATACAGGCACCGCTTGGTTTACCGTCTACAAGGATAAGATAGCCAGTGCCTTCTTGAACAAGCTTTCCCCTGATGCCATT TCCCTGGGCAACCATGAGTTCGACCAGAATGTGGAGGGTCTGGTGCCCTTCCTTAATGCCGTGGATTTCCCCGTCTTGGCCTGCAATCTGAACCTAACCGAAGTACCCGAAATGGCAGCCGCCAAGCAGTTGGCCAACTCCACAGTCTTGGAGACTAATGGAGTGAAGATCGGAGTCATTGGCTACCTCACCCCGGACACCAAGACCCTGGCCTTCCGGAACAAAGTGGAGTATGAGGAGGAGATAGTGTCCATCAA TGCTGAGGCTGCCAAGCTCAAGGCCCAGGGCATCAACATCATCATTGCTTTGGGTCACTCTGGCTATCAAAAGGATCAGGAGATTGCCAAGAACTGTCCGGAGGTGGACATTGTCATTGGTGGTCATTCTCACACTTTCCTGGATGCCAATCAGCCGGTGGCCGATGTCACAGACTCCGATCCGGAGGCAGTAAGGGGTCCCTATCCCACCACAGTGGTGCAGGAGAGCGGCAAGAAGGTGCCAGTGGTGCAGGCCTATGCGTACACCAAGTATCTGGGGAAGATTCATGTTCAG TTTGATGCCGAGGGCAATCTCATTGAATTTGATGGTGCTCCCATCCTGCTGAATGCCTCGGTGGCACAGGAACAGGATCTGCTGGACTTGCTGGCTGAATACCGTCCCGGACTAGAGGAGCTGGAGAACACGATTCTGGGCTACACCAAGGTGTTCCTCGAGGGTGGCAACATTTGCCGCATGAGGGAGTGCAACCTGGGCAATATGATCACGGATGCCATGATCTACACTCGAGTGGTTGAGGACCAGGGTGGCGATTACTGGACAGATGCATCCATTGCCTTGATTCAGGGAGGCG CTATTCGGGCCTCTGTGGAGAAGGAAAACGATGGAGCCATTAACGGAGCCACTCTCCTCACTGTTCTGCCCTTCGAGAACAATTTGTACATTGTGAGGGTTTCAGGAAAGAAACTTCTAGCCGCCCTGGAGCACTCTGCTAGCGTTAGGTTGTTAGACTCAAACGGTGGCTTCCTACAGATGTCCGGTCTGCGGGTGGAgtacaactacaacaacgagGCGGGCAAGCGGGTGGTCTCCGCCCAGGCTTTGTGCTCCAACTGCTCTGTTCCTGCTTACCAAAATGTAAACGAGACCCAGCTCTACTTGGTGATCTTGCCGCAGTTCCTGCTGGAGGGCGGCGATGGCTTCGACCtaacggaggaggaggtggatcCTTACAGCCTGCGGTTGCCTAGGAACGAGCTGAATGCCACCATGGACTACCTGAAGCAGCGTCACTTTGTCTACCCGGAGATCGAGAATCGAATTGTGATCCACGAGAAGGCCGACACAGGATCTGCGTCGGGAATTGTGGCTTCTGtagccctgctcctgctctctTCCCTGCTGACCAGATTCTTCTAG
- the qkr54B gene encoding LOW QUALITY PROTEIN: uncharacterized protein qkr54B (The sequence of the model RefSeq protein was modified relative to this genomic sequence to represent the inferred CDS: substituted 1 base at 1 genomic stop codon), with protein sequence MTEKYDGNGDFSAFNDDDNEFGGKPRKSAGSSGAPGGAHNGDSSAHDHGHHGTDSAGSVQINEKANEYIRDCMAERNRMDRKFPIAERLLEGEIEKVQTTGRIPSREQKYADIYREKPLRISQRVLVPIREHPKFNFVGKLLGPKGNSLRRLQEETLCKMTVLGRNSMRDRVKEEELRSSKDPKYAHLNTDLHVEISTIAPPAEAYARIAYAMAELRKYLIPDSNDIIRQEQLRELMDSTSLNDNDTGKSGGYKKNSHMQGGGGSIGNNAMGGSINPIGGAKNAVHHSYRGSQQHSSFSKTVLAPKQKVMSILEKARTAMDETYGRSYDDGIGYDPHQSYDSYSYGSHGHGPHGPPANILGGVGGISGGGGRGGHYDSSDYEPDYGRRDYYQHSPGYSAGGGGGLGTGVGSGGGGPQSNAIGGSGLSSNHNRSHVNRXNWLGPSSSASGVRATTQNLTMKSQTNSSNNNSFTPSQHGSSECHIGKSINPNNYYFNGNCKPQHQRSLANLPPQLSARNSSSISSSTNNNPNNIINNNCNSSHNFHKVTNAGDTKNSNDVSFLTAAYHSHSLSPMEGPKSANNNNSINSNHHNTPLGSKNYNNNTTTTTTTTATVPNMLLVRPANNPSSLHIGTFPFLPVQFF encoded by the exons atgACCGAAAAGTACGACGGCAATGGTGACTTTTCCGCCTTCAACGACGATGATAACGAGTTTGGTGGCAAACCCCGCAAATCTGCCGGTTCTAGTGGAGCTCCCGGCGGTGCCCACAATGGCGATAGCTCCGCCCACGATCACGGTCACCATGGCACAGATTCGGCCGGCAGTGTGCAGATCAACGAGAAGGCCAACGAGTACATACGCGACTGCATGGCCGAGCGGAACCGCATGGACAGGAAGTTTCCCATTGCCGAGAGGCTCCTCGAGGGCG AGATCGAAAAGGTCCAGACCACAGGAAGGATTCCCAGTCGGGAGCAAAAGTATGCTGATATTTATAGAGAGAAGCCACTGCGCATCTCACAGCGTGTCCTGGTGCCCATAAGAGAACACCCCAAG TTCAATTTTGTGGGCAAGCTGCTGGGACCGAAGGGGAACTCCCTGCGCCGCCTGCAGGAAGAGACGCTCTGCAAGATGACCGTCCTGGGCCGCAACTCTATGCGCGATCGCGTCAAGGAGGAGGAACTGCGCAGCTCCAAGGATCCCAAGTACGCGCACCTCAACACCGACCTGCATGTGGAGATATCCACTATAGCGCCGCCCGCCGAAGCTTATGCCAGAATTGCCTACGCCATGGCCGAGTTAAGGAAGTATCTGATCCCAGATAGCAACGACATCATCCGGCAGGAGCAGCTGCGCGAACTGATGGATAGTACTAGCTTAAATGACAACGACACTGGAAAGAGTGGCGGCTACAAGAAGAACTCTCACATGCAGGGCGGCGGTGGCAGCATCGGCAACAATGCCATGGGTGGCTCCATAAATCCCATCGGAGGAGCCAAAAATGCAGTGCATCATAGTTATAG GGGCTCGCAGCAGCATTCCTCGTTTAGCAAAACTGTGCTCGCACCCAAGCAAAAGGTGATGTCCATACTGGAAAAGGCCAGGACTGCCATGGATGAGACGTACGG ACGCAGCTATGACGACGGCATTGGCTATGATCCGCATCAATCGTACGATAGCTACTCCTACGGTAGTCATGGCCACGGACCCCATGGGCCGCCAGCTAACATCTTGGGCGGCGTGGGCGGCATTAGCGGTGGCGGTGGACGAGGAGGACACTACGATAGCTCGGACTATGAGCCGGATTATGGAAGGCGGGACTACTATCAGCACTCCCCGGGCTATTCAG ctggtggaggtggaggccTGGGCACTGGCGTAGgcagcggcggtggtggcCCCCAAAGCAACGCCATCGGCGGCTCTGGTCTCAGTTCGAATCACAATCGCAGCCATGTTAATAGGTGAAACTGGCTGGGTCCTAGCAGCAGTGCAAGCGGAGTTCGTGCCACCACCCAAAATCTGACCATGAAATCCCAAACCaatagcagcaacaacaacagttttACGCCCAGCCAACACGGGTCTAGTGAGTGCCACATTGGCAAGAGCATCAATCCCAACAACTACTACTTCAATGGCAATTGCAAG CCACAACACCAACGGTCGCTAGCAAATCTCCCACCGCAACTATCAGCCCGCAATAGCAGCAGCATTAGCAGCAGCACTAACAATAATCCCaacaacattatcaacaataattgcaacagcagccacaacTTTCATAAAGTCACCAATGCAGGTGACACGAAGAACTCCAACGATGTCTCATTCCTAACAGCCGCGTATCATTCACATTCACTGAGCCCCATGGAAGGGCCAAAGAgtgccaacaacaacaacagcatcaacagcaaTCATCACAACACACCTTTAGGCAGTAAAAACTAtaacaacaacacaacaacaacaaccaccaCAACCGCTACAGTGCCCAATATGCTATTAGTAAG ACCTGCTAACAATCCTTCTTCGCTACACATTGGCACATTTCCGTTCTTGCCAGTGCAGTTTTTCTGA
- the insb gene encoding uncharacterized protein insb, whose amino-acid sequence MSGKLIMKRKRASQEEQLQQQQQQQQPHQQQQQNEEPAPEKRHRPLTPPAEDPTEDQPSRPDSANRILLEALQKIMELQSELDAFEQDLDERDAAAAGREDPDTDTDTDSEDAEVAAQFAPAAVAATPAQRSQAEALGFAMCARETLLFLQSEGVPTESPLYQTLLGKLVGQSDGLLNA is encoded by the coding sequence ATGTCGGGCAAACTGATCATGAAACGCAAGCGAGCGAgtcaggaggagcagctgcagcagcagcaacaacagcagcagccacatcagcagcagcaacagaacGAGGAGCCAGCTCCAGAGAAACGCCATCGTCCTCTGACCCCACCGGCTGAGGATCCCACGGAGGATCAGCCATCCCGGCCAGATTCTGCCAACCGCATCCTTCTAGAAGCCCTGCAAAAGATAATGGAACTACAGTCCGAACTGGATGCCTTTGAGCAGGATCTCGATGAGCGCGATGCAGCTGCGGCCGGACGCGAGGATCCCGATACGGATACAGACACCGATTCCGAGGACGCCGAGGTGGCCGCTCAATTCGcgccagcagcagtagcagccaCTCCTGCCCAGCGCAGTCAGGCAGAGGCTCTGGGCTTTGCCATGTGCGCTCGGGAAACGCTACTCTTCCTGCAGAGCGAAGGTGTGCCCACAGAGTCTCCGCTGTACCAGACGCTCCTCGGCAAGCTGGTGGGTCAGAGCGATGGCCTGCTAAACGCCTGA
- the Tes gene encoding uncharacterized protein Tes, producing the protein MSAAQSPSPNSCVETPKAPEWLSKLESRREQLKRSKLGHESGAGAPCLECQDKCPGLDLHFWRKVCRNCKCRKNQHACPEDDDATGWAQFEILGQIRAKPAFIKIKALASQPVQLEWVPPNAAPDVVTDYMEMLGTAQIPVAGSDAAIKRKQQLELQVPPHDLDAALCDGLTETEARQLQQYVQRLREQCVGQGVVVRLGNRLNHAQVEHVTPVAVVSPQETAKSWQFLGLPPVADATLNELLANPKVAQALASPASAQPRLLVAFAEPLSDSTAQFEENGGALRAQTKEKLLGISKPALQSLVSHGVVYDKVLGVLKEKNLNISRDPKLGPIAEFRKEYVNNPQFRADINSICPSQQQQQMTPIKSSPGTPFNSPLPLKNPVQARFGAQMRQDTPMRRVKFGGVSTVVYDCGLPANTDYERDPIFAQILQAEPLKHALQEARSGRAPSAVVISNIPAAVASLAELKGLAPATKAQLQSMGLDKNMLQSAVSNAPYYDRLFRSLQDKGIAHDQCQLLQPLKQVHDWLLDDNQLLEDIDKVFADMANGCRDITYPKPILGELPTSQSSDSGFHSKPSTPGYTSEDLNANPGRFASIPGIEDMNMYPGCYGMPEQFQQLRLQEDEVAAGKDPQPLILCRDCNEPIAYGEVAVKADRAGKEIAWHPGCFKCQTCRELLADLVYFFHQGQVYCGRDLAIKLKIPRCRACDELIFTKEYTAAEGATFHIKHFCCYQCDEPLAGQQYVPDENSNMPLCLQCYDRFFAVACQRCRLAIGPADQGVAWGEIHWHGQCFVCAGVECSKSLIGGRFCVKQDMPFCSPACVRSVIS; encoded by the exons ATGTCCGCCGCCCAGAGCCCCAGCCCCAACTCCTGCGTGGAGACGCCCAAGGCGCCCGAATGGCTATCGAAGCTGGAAAGCCGACGCGAGCAGCTGAAGCGCTCCAAGCTGGGCCACGAGTCGGGAGCCGGTGCTCCCTGTTTGGAGTGCCAGGACAAGTGTCCCGGCCTTGATTTGCACTTCTGGCGTAAGGTGTGTCGCAACTGCAAGTGCCGAAAGAATCAGCACGCGTGTCCGGAAGACGATGACGCCACCGGCTGGGCACAGTTCGAGATTCTGGGCCAGATAAGGGCCAAGCCAGCTT TCATCAAAATCAAGGCCctggccagccagccagtccAACTAGAGTGGGTGCCTCCAAATGCAGCTCCCGACGTGGTTACCGACTACATGGAGATGCTGGGCACTGCCCAGATACCAGTGGCTGGCAGCGATGCAGCCATTAAGCGGAAGCAGCAGCTGGAGTTGCAGGTGCCGCCGCATGATCTGGATGCTGCTCTGTGCGACGGACTGACGGAAACGGAGGCCCGCCAGCTGCAGCAGTATGTGCAGCGTCTGAGGGAGCAGTGCGTCGGCCAGGGTGTTGTGGTGCGCCTGGGCAATCGTCTTAATCACGCTCAGGTGGAGCATGTGACTCCAGTTGCTGTAGTATCGCCACAGGAAACAGCCAAGTCCTGGCAGTTCCTGGGTCTGCCGCCAGTGGCTGATGCCACTTTGAACGAACTGTTGGCCAATCCCAAGGTGGCGCAGGCCCTGGCCAGTCCGGCCAGTGCTCAACCCAGGCTGCTGGTGGCCTTTGCCGAGCCCCTGTCCGACTCCACAGCTCAGTTCGAGGAGAATGGCGGAGCTCTGCGGGCACAGAccaaggagaagctgctggGTATTAGCAAACCGGCTTTGCAGAGCCTCGTAAGCCATGGTGTGGTATATGACAAGGTGCTGGGAGTGCTAAAG GAAAAGAACCTCAACATCTCGCGGGATCCCAAACTGGGACCCATTGCCGAGTTCCGCAAGGAGTATGTCAACAATCCGCAGTTCCGGGCAGATATCAACAGCATCTGTCcttcgcagcagcagcaacaaatgaCGCCCATTAAATCCTCTCCAGGCACGCCCTTTAACTCCCCGCTGCCGCTTAAGAACCCTGTGCAGGCCAGGTTTGGAGCCCAAATGCGCCAGGATACACCCATGCGGCGGGTTAAATTCGGCGGCGTCTCCACCGTGGTCTACGATTGTGGGCTGCCCGCCAACACGGACTATGAACGCGATCCGATCTTTGCACAGATTCTCCAGGCAGAACCGCTGAAGCATGCCCTCCAGGAGGCCCGATCCGGACGTGCTCCATCTGCGGTGGTCATTTCCAATATTCCAGCTGCGGTGGCGAGTCTGGCGGAACTCAAGGGCCTAGCTCCGGCCACCAAGGCTCAACTTCAATCCATGGGGCTGGACAAGAACATGTTACAATCGGCCGTGTCCAATGCTCCTTACTATGATCGGCTCTTCCGATCCCTGCAGGACAAGGGCATCGCTCACGATCAATGCCAGTTGCTGCAGCCGCTGAAGCAAGTTCACGACTGGCTTCTGGACGATAATCAACTGCTGGAGGATATCGACAAGGTCTTTGCTGATATGGCAAATGGCTGTCGGGATATTACCTATCCGAAACCCATACTGGGAGAGTTGCCTACGTCCCAGAGTAGCGACTCTGGCTTCCACTCGAAACCCTCGACGCCAGGCTACACCAGTGAAGATTTGAATGCCAATCCGGGTAGATTTGCCAGCATTCCCGGCATAGAAGACATGAACATGTATCCAGGTTGTTACGGCATGCCGGAGCAGTTCCAGCAGCTGCGTTTGCAGGAGGATGAGGTCGCTGCGGGCAAAG ATCCCCAGCCCCTCATCTTGTGCCGCGACTGCAACGAACCCATTGCCTATGGCGAGGTGGCCGTCAAAGCCGATCGTGCCGGCAAGGAGATTGCCTGGCATCCGGGCTGCTTCAAGTGCCAGACATGTCGTGAGCTGCTAGCTGACTTGGTTTACTTCTTCCACCAGGGTCAGGTCTACTGCGGACGCGATTTGGCCATTAAGCTAAAGATTCCACGGTGCCGCGCCTGCGATGAGCTGATCTTCACCAAGGAGTACACCGCCGCGGAAGGTGCCACCTTCCACATCAAGCATTTCTGCTGCTATCAGTGCGATGAGCCGCTGGCCGGACAGCAGTACGTTCCCGATGAGAACTCCAATATGCCGCTGTGCCTGCAGTGCTACGATCGCTTCTTTGCCGTTGCCTGCCAGCGCTGCCGTTTGGCTATAGGCCCTGCGGATCAGGGAGTGGCCTGGGGCGAGATCCA